One region of Armatimonadota bacterium genomic DNA includes:
- a CDS encoding type III pantothenate kinase encodes MILTIDVGNTNIMLGVYKDSQLIADWRIRTQLGRTADEYGMLLRDLFEYSNIQFQDITGIAISNVVPPTMSDMVAACRKFFNIEPFVVDPSKDMGIKINYEPKSDVGADRIANAIAAYALYGGPAIVVDLGTATTLDAVSETGEYLGGVIAPGIGISTEALHRAAARLPRIDLVTPPSAIGTTTVTSMQAGILFGFAGQIDELVNRVQSELGGTAKVIATGGLAGLIAPLSRTIEIINLFLTLEGLRILYERAKLATKD; translated from the coding sequence ATGATTCTTACAATCGATGTTGGAAATACAAACATAATGTTGGGAGTCTACAAAGACTCCCAACTAATTGCAGATTGGCGTATTCGTACGCAACTTGGCAGGACAGCGGACGAATATGGAATGCTTCTTCGAGATTTATTTGAATATTCCAACATCCAATTTCAAGACATAACAGGTATAGCCATATCAAACGTCGTGCCGCCCACAATGTCGGACATGGTCGCAGCATGTCGGAAGTTCTTTAACATCGAACCCTTTGTAGTGGACCCATCGAAAGACATGGGAATTAAAATTAACTACGAACCAAAATCCGACGTTGGAGCGGATAGAATAGCCAACGCCATCGCAGCATATGCACTTTATGGCGGTCCAGCGATAGTTGTGGATTTAGGCACCGCAACAACGCTAGACGCGGTTTCTGAAACGGGTGAATACTTGGGAGGTGTGATTGCGCCAGGAATTGGCATATCAACGGAGGCACTCCACCGCGCCGCTGCCCGATTGCCAAGAATAGATTTAGTGACCCCGCCATCAGCAATAGGCACGACAACGGTCACCAGTATGCAAGCAGGAATATTATTCGGATTTGCTGGCCAGATTGACGAGTTAGTTAACCGAGTGCAAAGCGAGCTGGGAGGAACTGCAAAAGTAATAGCGACAGGTGGATTGGCTGGTTTAATCGCGCCACTCAGTCGGACAATAGAAATCATCAACCTCTTTCTCACATTAGAGGGTCTAAGAATCCTCTATGAAAGAGCAAAATTGGCAACCAAAGACTAG
- the dusB gene encoding tRNA dihydrouridine synthase DusB produces the protein MRRQTFRILLDPPIVLAPMAGVTNHAFRLICRRHGAAAVWTEMISSYGLRYRNSKTLSMFDWTNEERPVIVQIFGADADTMASAAAMVEAAGADAIDINLGCPVRKVVRTGAGAALMQNLEKAREVMSAVVQAVSIPVTVKTRKGPDNKYVTAIEVARIAEEVGIAAVTIHGRTAAQGYSGTADWNIIAGVKKAVRIPVIGNGDVKSPQDAVRMLTETGCDAVMIGRAALGNPWIFSRTAHYIATGEIPPEPSCAERMEVAREHLRLMTELYGEERGVREMRGQLAWYIKGIPGASHLRRAASCATTLDEMLALTEEACKQA, from the coding sequence ATCCGGCGACAAACATTCCGAATTTTGCTTGACCCTCCCATCGTCCTCGCGCCGATGGCAGGAGTTACAAATCACGCATTCCGACTGATTTGCCGACGGCATGGTGCGGCGGCAGTCTGGACGGAAATGATAAGCAGTTATGGGCTCCGATACCGAAATTCGAAAACGCTGAGCATGTTCGACTGGACAAATGAAGAAAGGCCTGTAATCGTTCAGATTTTTGGTGCAGACGCTGACACAATGGCATCAGCAGCCGCAATGGTTGAGGCTGCTGGGGCAGATGCAATAGATATCAACCTTGGATGTCCAGTTCGCAAGGTAGTGAGAACAGGAGCCGGGGCAGCTCTAATGCAAAACCTAGAAAAAGCGCGGGAGGTAATGTCAGCCGTCGTCCAAGCAGTAAGCATTCCGGTGACGGTAAAAACACGGAAAGGGCCAGATAACAAATATGTTACGGCCATCGAAGTTGCCAGGATAGCAGAAGAAGTCGGAATCGCTGCAGTGACAATCCACGGTCGCACAGCAGCACAAGGTTATTCGGGAACGGCCGATTGGAATATTATAGCTGGTGTAAAAAAGGCTGTCCGCATCCCTGTTATCGGCAATGGCGATGTGAAAAGCCCTCAGGATGCAGTGCGCATGCTGACAGAGACGGGCTGTGATGCTGTGATGATAGGCAGGGCGGCACTGGGAAATCCCTGGATATTCAGTAGGACCGCACATTACATAGCTACCGGTGAAATCCCACCAGAACCATCTTGTGCAGAACGGATGGAGGTTGCCCGCGAGCATCTTCGCTTAATGACCGAGCTATACGGCGAGGAACGTGGAGTTAGAGAAATGCGAGGGCAACTAGCCTGGTACATAAAAGGTATTCCAGGGGCTTCCCACCTAAGACGAGCGGCCTCTTGCGCAACGACATTGGACGAAATGCTTGCCCTAACAGAAGAAGCTTGCAAACAAGCATGA